From the genome of Edaphobacter dinghuensis, one region includes:
- a CDS encoding winged helix-turn-helix transcriptional regulator — translation MPEKSKSKPRSGCPVSIALEKFGDRWSLLIIRDLMVRGYKTFKEFQESGEGISTNILADRLQKLEAGKIILREPEETDGRKINYRLTERGIDLAPVLLELLLWSAKHEQTGAPCELMAQMASNREAVLAETHRRWKDRDPNPLLPPFSSKSSSH, via the coding sequence GTGCCAGAAAAGTCAAAATCAAAGCCACGCTCCGGCTGCCCGGTCAGCATTGCGCTCGAAAAGTTCGGAGACCGATGGTCTTTGTTGATCATCCGCGACCTGATGGTGCGTGGGTACAAGACCTTTAAGGAGTTTCAGGAGTCCGGCGAAGGCATCTCGACCAACATCCTTGCCGATCGCCTGCAAAAGCTCGAGGCCGGTAAGATCATTCTCCGTGAGCCGGAGGAGACCGACGGAAGAAAGATCAACTATCGCCTCACCGAAAGAGGAATCGATCTGGCGCCCGTGCTTCTGGAACTGCTTCTTTGGAGCGCAAAGCACGAGCAGACCGGCGCTCCGTGCGAGCTGATGGCGCAGATGGCGAGCAACCGCGAAGCCGTTCTCGCCGAGACCCATCGCCGCTGGAAGGACCGCGACCCCAACCCATTGCTTCCCCCTTTTAGCAGCAAATCCAGCAGTCATTAA
- a CDS encoding WD40/YVTN/BNR-like repeat-containing protein: protein MSKVRVLVGTRKGAFVLTSDGKREKWNISGPHFAGWEMYHLKGSPSDPNRIYASQSSGWFGQVIQRSDDGGQTWSPVGNKFAYEGVPGTHQWYDGTAHPWEFKRVWHLEPSLTDPDTVYAGIEDAAIFRSTDGGQSWSELPGLREHGSGPRWQPGAGGMCLHTIILDPSDPQRMYIAISAAGAFRTDDGGKTWQPINQGLHSEYIPDPKADVGHCVHHIAMHPARPNTLFMQKHWDVMRSDNAGDHWHEISGNLPTDFGFAIDVHAHEPETIYVVPIKSDSEHFPLDGQLRVYRSRTGGNEWEPLTKGLPQSDCYVNVLRDAMAVDKLDSCGVYFGTTGGQVYVSPDAGDSWSPIVRDLPAVLSVEVQTIA from the coding sequence ATGAGCAAGGTAAGAGTATTGGTCGGCACCCGCAAAGGAGCCTTCGTCCTCACCTCCGACGGCAAGCGCGAAAAGTGGAACATCAGCGGTCCCCACTTCGCCGGGTGGGAGATGTATCACCTCAAAGGCTCGCCCTCCGATCCCAACCGCATCTACGCCTCGCAGTCCAGCGGCTGGTTCGGCCAGGTCATCCAGCGCTCCGACGACGGCGGCCAAACCTGGTCTCCCGTCGGCAACAAGTTCGCCTACGAAGGCGTCCCCGGCACCCATCAGTGGTACGACGGCACCGCGCATCCGTGGGAGTTCAAGCGCGTCTGGCACCTCGAGCCCTCGCTCACCGATCCCGACACCGTCTACGCCGGAATCGAGGACGCCGCCATCTTCCGCTCGACCGACGGCGGCCAGAGTTGGAGCGAGCTTCCCGGCCTGCGCGAGCACGGCTCCGGCCCACGCTGGCAGCCCGGCGCGGGCGGCATGTGCCTGCACACCATCATCCTTGATCCCAGCGACCCCCAGCGCATGTATATCGCTATCTCCGCAGCAGGGGCCTTTCGCACCGACGACGGCGGCAAGACCTGGCAGCCCATCAATCAGGGACTTCACTCCGAATACATCCCCGATCCCAAGGCCGACGTCGGCCACTGCGTCCACCACATCGCCATGCACCCGGCACGTCCCAATACCTTGTTCATGCAAAAGCACTGGGACGTCATGCGCTCGGACAACGCCGGAGACCACTGGCACGAGATCAGCGGCAATCTCCCCACCGACTTCGGCTTCGCCATCGACGTCCATGCCCACGAACCCGAAACCATCTACGTCGTCCCCATCAAGTCCGACTCCGAGCACTTCCCCCTCGACGGCCAGCTTCGCGTCTACCGCAGCCGCACCGGCGGCAACGAGTGGGAGCCGCTCACCAAGGGCCTCCCGCAATCCGACTGCTACGTTAATGTCCTCCGCGACGCCATGGCCGTCGACAAGCTCGACTCCTGCGGCGTCTACTT
- a CDS encoding DoxX family protein: MQAETQTASGKPLWTGRILSILAVVFMLFDAIGHLLKPAPVVQAFLQLGFPLNLSVDLGIIQLICVLVYVIPRTAIFGAVLITGYLGGAVAIHMRVGNPVFECVFPILIGIFFWAGLFLRDTRLSAIFPISN; encoded by the coding sequence ATGCAAGCAGAGACACAGACAGCATCAGGTAAGCCACTCTGGACCGGCCGCATCCTCAGCATCCTCGCCGTCGTATTCATGCTCTTCGACGCCATCGGGCATCTTCTCAAACCTGCGCCGGTAGTCCAGGCCTTCCTTCAGCTCGGATTTCCGCTTAACCTGTCCGTCGATCTCGGCATCATCCAACTCATCTGTGTCCTCGTCTATGTCATTCCGCGAACCGCCATCTTTGGCGCGGTACTGATCACCGGCTATCTCGGCGGTGCCGTCGCCATCCATATGCGCGTCGGCAACCCCGTCTTCGAGTGCGTCTTTCCCATCCTCATCGGCATATTTTTCTGGGCTGGCCTTTTTCTCCGTGACACTCGGCTTAGCGCAATCTTTCCCATCAGCAATTAG
- a CDS encoding heme exporter protein CcmB encodes MKYIGHILAHLRKDLRIEWRSRDSINGMLFFSLLVVVVFSLAFDPTAAVSRQISGGILWVALLFATVTALNQAWTREQNHQVLEAQRMAPAPASALFLGKAIANMLFVLVVEAILAPVFIIFYNLHVLGNAWLLALILPLGTWALVVNGTFFAVLGLRTRNRELLLPLLLLPISLPALLGMVEATTGVLTAQLDPLEINTWITQLAGYDLVFTIVCVLLFETVLNAE; translated from the coding sequence ATGAAATACATCGGCCACATCCTCGCCCATCTCCGCAAAGACCTCCGCATCGAGTGGCGCTCCCGCGACTCCATCAACGGAATGCTCTTCTTCTCGCTGCTCGTCGTTGTGGTCTTCTCACTCGCCTTCGATCCCACCGCCGCCGTCTCCCGCCAGATCTCTGGCGGCATCCTCTGGGTCGCGCTGCTGTTCGCCACCGTCACCGCGCTCAACCAGGCCTGGACCCGCGAGCAGAACCATCAGGTCCTCGAAGCTCAGCGCATGGCCCCGGCTCCGGCGTCCGCGCTCTTCCTCGGCAAGGCCATCGCCAACATGCTCTTCGTCCTCGTCGTCGAAGCCATCCTGGCGCCTGTCTTCATCATCTTCTATAACCTGCACGTCCTCGGCAACGCGTGGCTGCTCGCGTTGATTCTCCCCCTCGGCACCTGGGCGCTGGTGGTCAACGGAACCTTCTTCGCCGTGCTCGGCCTGCGCACCCGCAACCGCGAACTCCTCTTACCCCTGCTGCTGCTGCCGATCTCGCTGCCTGCTCTCCTCGGCATGGTCGAGGCCACCACCGGAGTCCTCACCGCCCAACTCGATCCCCTCGAGATCAATACCTGGATCACCCAGCTTGCCGGATACGACCTCGTCTTCACCATCGTCTGCGTCCTGCTCTTTGAGACCGTTCTCAACGCCGAGTAG
- a CDS encoding ABC transporter ATP-binding protein: MEKSAQPSNGSPSSTAAELESVSKIYGTFAALRNVSASFESGTCTVIVGENGAGKSTLLRVLAGLITPTRGTARVFSESPHSQRRRMAYMSHSTMLYDELTAMENLNYFASLHREGGCACVGSPEMALRAVGLDPNLTRPVGQYSQGMRQRASLARVLQTDPEILLLDEPFSNLDVASAHHMVELLADFRTWPVVGGGKRTILLTTHQAHLAEPIADTTLNMRGGQIVQPEAATK; this comes from the coding sequence ATGGAGAAGTCAGCCCAGCCTTCCAACGGCTCACCCAGCAGCACCGCCGCCGAACTCGAATCCGTCTCTAAGATCTACGGCACCTTCGCCGCTCTCCGCAACGTCTCCGCCAGCTTTGAATCGGGTACCTGCACCGTCATCGTAGGCGAAAACGGAGCAGGAAAATCCACCCTGCTGCGCGTCCTCGCCGGGCTCATCACTCCCACCCGTGGCACCGCCCGCGTCTTCTCCGAATCTCCGCATAGCCAGCGCCGCCGCATGGCCTATATGAGTCACTCCACCATGCTCTACGACGAGCTGACGGCGATGGAGAACCTCAACTACTTCGCCTCCCTGCACCGCGAGGGCGGCTGCGCCTGCGTCGGCAGCCCCGAGATGGCCCTCCGCGCCGTCGGCCTCGACCCCAATCTCACCCGCCCCGTCGGCCAATACTCGCAAGGCATGCGCCAGCGCGCCTCGCTCGCCCGTGTCCTTCAGACCGACCCCGAGATCCTCCTCCTCGACGAGCCCTTCTCGAACCTCGACGTAGCCTCCGCACACCACATGGTCGAGTTGCTCGCCGACTTCCGTACCTGGCCAGTCGTCGGCGGCGGCAAACGCACCATCCTGCTCACCACCCATCAAGCCCATCTCGCCGAACCCATCGCCGACACCACCCTCAACATGCGCGGCGGCCAAATCGTCCAGCCGGAGGCCGCCACCAAGTGA
- the ccsA gene encoding cytochrome c biogenesis protein CcsA — translation MSRPAILRTVAWLWFLASIVVLVIGFREAIFLVPTDAAQGDAGRIFYYHVPSSMLSLIFPYINFLASLAYLYWRRRDPLKALTSDALALTAAEVTVVYASICLITGSIWGRATWGIWWTWDPRLTSMLLLWLLYVSYLMLRRFSSAGQSQTLAAVLSVFAAVDVPIVYMSIRWWRTQHPAPVFGGGPDSGLDPSMMPAFVWNIAGWAMWGIFIMCFRFALERRRQLAEQEAALSAIEASLETAQ, via the coding sequence GTGTCCCGACCCGCCATTCTCCGCACAGTTGCCTGGCTCTGGTTTCTCGCCAGCATCGTCGTCCTCGTCATCGGCTTCCGCGAGGCAATCTTCCTTGTGCCCACCGACGCGGCCCAGGGCGACGCTGGACGTATCTTCTACTACCACGTCCCCAGCTCGATGCTGAGCTTGATCTTCCCCTACATCAACTTCCTGGCCTCGCTGGCCTACCTCTACTGGCGCCGCCGCGATCCGCTCAAGGCCCTCACCTCGGACGCCCTCGCCCTCACCGCAGCCGAAGTAACCGTCGTCTACGCCAGCATCTGCCTGATCACCGGCAGCATCTGGGGCCGGGCAACCTGGGGCATCTGGTGGACGTGGGATCCGCGCCTCACCAGCATGTTGTTGCTCTGGCTGCTCTACGTCAGCTACCTGATGCTGCGGCGCTTCTCCTCCGCTGGACAGAGCCAGACCCTCGCTGCGGTCCTCTCCGTTTTCGCCGCGGTGGACGTTCCTATTGTCTATATGTCGATCCGCTGGTGGCGTACGCAGCACCCCGCCCCTGTCTTTGGCGGCGGTCCTGACTCCGGGCTCGATCCATCGATGATGCCCGCCTTTGTCTGGAACATCGCCGGTTGGGCCATGTGGGGCATCTTTATCATGTGCTTCCGTTTCGCCCTCGAGCGCCGCCGCCAACTGGCCGAGCAGGAAGCCGCACTCAGCGCCATCGAAGCCTCTCTGGAGACCGCCCAATGA
- the ybaK gene encoding Cys-tRNA(Pro) deacylase — protein MKPPAKASTKTNAARLLDGLNISYELRAYEVDPEDLTAISVARKIGLPPEQVFKTLLAHTNDGEHLFAVIPGDAELDLKKLAHAANAKKAELASLKEVEPLTGYIRGGVTVMAARKPFPAYADETIELHDLISISAGQRGLQILLSPADYLRATDATLADLTK, from the coding sequence GTGAAGCCGCCAGCCAAAGCCAGCACAAAGACCAACGCCGCCCGCCTGCTCGACGGCCTCAATATCTCTTACGAGCTGCGCGCCTACGAGGTCGATCCCGAAGACCTCACCGCCATCTCGGTCGCCCGCAAGATCGGCCTTCCCCCCGAGCAAGTCTTCAAAACCCTCCTCGCACACACCAACGATGGCGAGCATCTCTTCGCCGTCATCCCCGGCGACGCCGAACTCGACCTCAAAAAATTAGCCCACGCCGCCAACGCAAAGAAAGCCGAGCTGGCCTCGCTCAAAGAAGTCGAGCCCCTCACTGGCTATATCCGCGGCGGAGTCACCGTCATGGCCGCCCGCAAACCCTTCCCCGCCTACGCCGACGAGACCATCGAGCTGCACGACCTCATCTCCATCTCTGCCGGGCAGCGCGGCCTGCAAATCCTGCTCTCTCCTGCCGACTACCTCCGCGCCACCGACGCCACCCTGGCCGACCTCACCAAATGA
- a CDS encoding cytochrome c maturation protein CcmE produces MSSAASKSPIKIIIAAVIIIATMGYLAYTGVQDNKSYYVTIGELQAMGNKAYVRHLRVAGNVAPGSIHRSGTYVDFSLLEQNRTLKVSYKGVEPPPDTFKDDAQALAVGTYGKDGVFHATQLQAKCASKYAPAKPATPTATATALPADFKK; encoded by the coding sequence ATGTCCAGCGCAGCCAGCAAAAGTCCGATCAAGATCATCATTGCCGCGGTCATCATCATCGCCACGATGGGGTACCTCGCCTACACCGGCGTGCAGGACAACAAGAGCTACTACGTCACCATCGGCGAGCTGCAGGCCATGGGCAATAAAGCCTACGTCCGCCATCTCCGCGTCGCAGGCAACGTAGCTCCGGGCAGCATTCATCGCAGCGGAACCTACGTCGACTTCTCTCTGCTCGAACAGAACCGCACCCTCAAGGTCAGCTATAAAGGCGTCGAGCCTCCGCCCGACACCTTCAAGGACGATGCTCAGGCACTCGCCGTAGGCACCTATGGCAAAGACGGAGTCTTCCACGCGACGCAGCTTCAGGCCAAATGCGCCTCCAAGTACGCTCCGGCCAAACCAGCCACTCCCACAGCCACAGCGACCGCACTGCCCGCCGACTTCAAAAAATAA